The following DNA comes from Simkania negevensis Z.
GGCACCCACAAGAGAACTTGCCCAACAGATCGAATCACAAGCTAATAAATATAGCAAGTCTCTCCAACGGATCAAAACAGTTTGTGTTGTAGGAGGCATGCCTTATCCAGCGCAAATGCGCCAGCTCTCCCGCCCTCATGAAATTTTGATTGCCACTCCTGGCCGTTTAATTGATTTCATGGAACGTAATAAGATTGATTTTTCACGACTAGAAATGCTTATTTTAGATGAAGCCGATCGGATGCTCGATATGGGATTTTCAAAGCCCGTCGAACAAATTGTCCAAGCGACTCCTTCAACAAGACAGACCCTTCTCTTTTCTGCAACACTTCAAGGAGAGGTGATCAAGCTTTCTGAGAAACTATTAAACAAGCCCATGGAGATCATTGTCCATGCAGAACAACAAAAAGAACAAAACATCAAACAAACCCTCCACTTCGCAGATGATTTGAAGCATAAAAATCGACTCCTCGACCACATTCTCAATCAAGAAGAGACAGGGCATATGATTGTTTTCACTTCGACAAAGCGTCACGCCGATCAACTCGCGCGTGATCTCCGTGATAAACAACACCCTGTAGCAGCATTGCATGGAGACATGAACCAAAATAAACGGTCTCGGACACTCAACCAATTACGTAAAGGAAAAATCCGCATTTTAGTTGCAACCGATGTAGCTGCCCGAGGAATAGATGTTCAGTCGATCACACATGTGATCAACTACGATCTTCCAACTAATGTTGAAGATTACGTTCACCGTATTGGACGTACAGGTCGCGCTGGAGCAACAGGGCAAGCCCTTTCCTTCGTTTCTGATCGGGACACCTTGATGATGAAAAAGATTCAAGAATTCACCGGGCAAAAGGTGGATGTGGTTGAATTTTTAGGACTAGAAGCAACAGTAAAGAAACGCTCTCACCTACGTCAACATCGACAAAAAATGCGACCAAAACAAAAAGAAAACCCTTTTCATAAAGCCAAAAAAGACACTTTTCGCAAGCAAAAGTTTAGAAAGAGGAAGTCTAACGGCTAGTTGTCTGGAATATATACTCAAAGCCAGCTTAATGTAGTTTTAGCGTGCGATATGTGTCTTCGACTTGTCCAAGAGAAGAAACGCAGCAATTAAGGTCTTTTAATAGACCTGTAGAGATGTCATAGACCCAACCATGCACGCTAACTTTTTTCTGCTTTCCCCATGCATTTTGTACAATTGTTGTATGGCAAATATTCATAACTTGATAAAGGACATTGAATTCTACTAGGCGATTATATCTTTCTTTTGGATTTTCAATACTTTCAAGAGTCTCTTTTTCTCGTGAATAGATATCACGTATGTTCCTTAGCCAATTGTCGACTAAACCAAGTTGGGCCTGTTCCATCGCTGCTGCGACTCCTCCACACTGCGTATGGCCACAGACAATCACATGCTCTATGTTGAGGTACTCAATCCCATATTGCAAGACAGATAAACAGTTAAAATCTGTATGGGGAAAGATATTTGCAACATTGCGATGCACAAACACTTCGCCTGGTTCCAACCCTAAAATTTCATTAGCAGGAATACGGCTATCTGAGCACCCTATCCAAAGATATTTAGGTGTTTGGCATTTTGACATTTCTTGAAAAAAACTGGGGTTTACTATTTGCTGATTTTTCGCCCAACGTCTGTTGTTTTCAAAAAGCTCGTCAAGCTCTCTCACTATGATACCTTTTTTTCATGAAAGGATTTATTGTAGTCAGCCTACCAAAGCTTAATCAAGCAAAACTTTATCCCAACCCCCTCTTTCATTTAATTCATAGCTTTGAGTTGTTTCTGGATCTATTGCAACAAGTCTGACCCATTGGTTCAAAAAAAGTTTCCTTAAAACTTGTTGTTTTTCAAGGATTCTACTGATTTTGGAAGGGGGGGAGTAAATTATTGTGATTAAGCGTTGTAGTTCATGATAAGGGGTATGGTCATTTACATGGACTGACTGCAAGGGAAGCCCAAACATCAAGTCACTTCCATTTCCTTGCATGACTCCAATTTTTCCAACAACATTGTGTGTCACTTTGCTTCCAGAGCCAAAAGCAAGAGGGTCTAATGTAGAGAAAAAGTACTGCATATTGATCCACTCCGCAACAACCATCGGCCCCATTAAGATTGCTTCAAGTATTTTGTCCGTAGGATCTTGATCCCAATCATAAGAATGCAAAAAGCTCCTCCCCATCAAATCAATCCCAACTGTCAATTTCCTAGGACCAATGATAAAAGAGCCATTCTTTGCTAGCCCCCATTCAGGGCGTGTTTCAGACCATTTTTGCCCTCTCAATGAAGCTTTTCTCATAGAAGTTTTAGCTGTAGTTTTTACCCCAAGTTGCTTTAAACGCTTGATACGGTTTTCGCTACAAGCTTGCTCTAAATGCTCTATAATGGTTTGTAGTTCAAGAGTTTTCTCATCCTGTTCAAGAAAATAGGTGAATTGATCTGTTGTTGTATTGTGTTCACAAGCAATAAATCGTGTGTCTTGTGGAATATTTATACCTCTTGATTTGAGTTCTTCACGCACAGTTTTATCATTTAAAATTGCAACAATTGTTTGCGCATTTGTTCCTCCTCCATTGCCACTACAGGCACCACACTTAAGTGCCGCTGCATAAGGATTATTTTCAGTTTGACTTGTATGTCCACACACAAAAATATGTTTGCTAAAATGCTTGCTTAAACCAATTGAACACAAAAACGTCTCTGCATGATCAGTGCGTGCATGTATTGGATAATCTACCGTGTCAAGATTAGGGTGTTTTACAGCCTCAAATTGTCTCTGATAGCATCTATGAATTTTTTTCAATAAGTAAGGAGTGACAAGATTTACTACCATTCTAATACCGCACCAAAGCCCCAATGTTTCTACTAAAGTAAAAGGAGAAACAAAGCTATACTTCATAATTTGATACACTTCTTTTAATTTTCTTCTCATTTGAAATAATAGGTGATGTTTAGTTCTATTAGTCCCTATTATTTTTTCTTGAACTTTGTATTGAGGCTTGACGATTGCTGGGCAAGCTGTCAAGAAAGCATCACTTCCATATGGCTTCACAGCGATCGGTAAGCCGAAAAAACCTGCAGCACCAAAGGTTTCATAGCCTCCAATACTCTCGATTTCCCTTCTTATGGGTTCAGAACGTACATCAATGCAAAAAATGAATTGCGCTTTAGTCTGCAAGGCCAATGGCTCTCTTAAAGAACGGTTTTTAAATTTTCCAAGCAACGCCTGTAAATATTGGTCTTCACAGTCTTTTAGTTTTTGAATAAACATTGAATCACGAGGTCTTTTCAAAAATTGGTTACTTTTAGGAGGATTCAAATAATCTACTTCTTTCAGCGACCATAAAATAGACAAGCGCACCGCTAAAAAATCCAGTAAAGAAATCTTATATTGATCTGAAGATTCGGACCATTTAGCAAAGCCTGCCCAACCCGGAAGCTCTACTAACTGCTGTCGTAAATACTCCTCTTGATCAGCAATGGAAATATTTAGTTTATCTAAAACAAATTCGATAGCTTGATCGGCAGTTTCTGGAAGTGTTGCCAGCCAATTGCGCGCTTGAATCGAATTGTGATGGAGCCGCCTATCAAACCTTGCGATCCCACACCAGGCTTTGTAAAAATTCTCGTCTGCGCAAGGCATTGGAATGGTAGCTTGTCCTTGGGCAAGATAAGTTTGACACCATTTGATGAGCGCGATGTTCACCTCTCTTGTTAAAGAGTCTAACGGCCTTAAGCTATCGTAATAGGTTGATGCATAAGTAAAAGCATGATCAAATCTGAGCGATTCTAGGTCTTTTAGCGGGTTGGTGGCAATGAAATTTTGTATTGGCCATACGTTAGGAATAATATTCGCAGCGCGTTCAACAACTTCGCAGATCGTCTCAGTTTTTTTTCGTTGTAACTCATTCGAAACTTGCCAATTTCCTTCTTCTAATTGAATGATTCTTTCCTTTAGACCCACAAATTCACCTTCTTTGGATATTAATACTTATACTCAGCCCAGTGAGCTGTAATGGTTTTAGGATGGGGTTGACTCCCATTTAAACCTGCAACATACACTCTCTTCCATAGGGAGCTCTTTCGAAACTTGGAAAAACATCTAAATTGCATCAAGGCCCATGGAGTGATCAACACCAGAACTAATACAAAATGAACAAAATTAATAGGATGGGAAACAAATAAAGCTTCCATACCTAACGCTTTTTCGATTATCCCAACACTTAAAGCATATACCCATCCCATGATCATGCATAGAATTCCTGTTAGAAAAAATGACCAAATATTTGTTCTATTCATTATCGCATTCCCTAGTTGCACCCCTCCAATACATGCAATAATAACTAATACAGCACTGCTGTTAAAAAAAGATAAGGGGTAAAAACTTCCGTACATGAATCCTTCTGCCGCGAAAATCCCGCATCCTATTATCATAAGCACTCTCATGATCTTTAGTCCTTGTGGTGTTCGCTTTTTTTGTACAGTTCTAATAGACCCTGACCTTAAGAATAAGTAGGACTTAAACACGCCATGCCAACACAAGTGAGCAATTGCTGCAGGAAAAAGTCCAAGTCCGCATTGGATAAACATAAATCCCATCTGAGCCATTGTTGAGCAAGCCAACATACGCTTAATATCTGTTTGAATTAACTTCCAAAAAGTTCCAAGCGTGGCTGTCAAAAGCCCTAAAATCAAAATTAGATTCATCATTCCGATCGACTCCGCATAAATGGGGGCAAATCGAACGAGTAATACCCCTCCACCATTAATAAGGCCTGCATGCATGAGTGCCGAAACAGGAGTTGGAGAATTTGCAGAGCTAATCAAAAAACGATGGAAAGGCCAAATTCCAGAAAATGTCAATGCAGCAAGAATCAAACATAAAGTTCCCAAGGATTTTTGAAGTAATGAGCAACATTGAGCATTTTCTATCATCTTAGTCATTTCAAAATTTCCTGTATTCCAAGTAAAGATCGCTCCTGCAACAGCAATAAGTGCTAAACCCAATCCAAATGTAATGCTTGCCAAGCGACCCGCCTCTTTAGCTGCAGACCAACCTTTTTTATGTATCATAAGTCTAGTCAAGGTAAAATAGGCTACTCCAAGGGAAAATAAGAGCAGAAGTAGATGGTTTGCTATTACAGAACTTAAAAGCGCTGATGTAACAATCCCCAAATGGGAAAAATAAGTCAGAAAACGACGATCTCCCGCCATATAGCGAAGCGAAAAAATGTGAATGATCATACTTGTGAAAAGAATTAAGGTCGCAAGGACCCGTGAAAGTTCGGTGACTCGATATCCCAAAAAAGAAGCAGAGCTCTGATTAGGTAATTCTACTAGCCAAGCAAAACCACATCCTAATAATCCTAGAGCTGTCACCGTACTAGAAGTTAACGCCCCATACCTAAGACTATTACGAAAAAAAATTTGAATCGATATTGCTCCTAAAATAAGAAAGCTTATCAAAACTAAAAAGAAAATTATTGAATAACTGTCGTTTAGCAAGTTAAGACTCCTTCATGTTTTCCTTGCTTCATGTTAACGAATTTAGTAGAATTAGAGAAATTAATTAAGTTTATGATTTAGATAAGATTTTCTTATGATTGATTACGGAATTCACTGCTTCATAGCTGTAGCTAAAACTAAAAGTTTTACACGAGCTGCCGACATGGTTAAAAGAACACAGTCTGCTGTCACACAACAAATAAACAAACTAGAGCGCCAACTCAATAAACAACTCTTTCATAGAGGCAAAGAAATCACCTTAACAAAAGATGGTGAACTCTTTCTACCCTACGCACACAAACTTTCTCAACTCTCTAAAGAAGTCACAGATTGTTTTTCAAAGCCTGAATTAGAAGGAGAAATTACCATCGGGATTCCTGAAGATTTTGCCACACTTTTTCTATCTGACATTCTCTTTGACTTTACAAGTTTACACCCTCGGATTCGGCTTAATGTTGAGTGTGATTTAACAGTAAGACTTTACAACAGCTTCAGAGATGGATTATTTGATATTGTAGTTGTCAAAATGTCACGCCCTGAAGATTTTCATTATGGAGTTGAAATTTGGTCCGAATCACTCGAATGGGTTAGTGCGCCACAGTATTTAAATACCATCGATTCGATTAACTTCCTGCCTCTCGTTTTACTTCCAGAGCCATGCGTATATCGAGCTCAAGCTTTAGCAGCATTAGAAAAAGCAAACATTCCTTGGAAAATTGTCTTTAATAGTCCAAGTTACGTTGGAACAACAGCGGCAGTTAAAGCAAGAATAGGGGTGACAGCGCTTCCTAAAACCTTAATTCCGGCTGATCTTGTGCCAATTGAAAAGAATGTCTTACCCGAACTTCCAGATATTCACGTATCTCTTCTGAAAAAATCTTCTGAAAGTCCTTCAATTCAAACCTTAGAAAGTTTTATCCTCGAAAAATTAGGAAGAGCCTCTATACATGCAACAAATAGCAAAACAACTCAAAGACCTACAAAACGTTGGCAAAGCTACATTAAAAGATCTAGAAGTTCTCGGAATCGATACGATTGAGCTCTTAGCTGAGCAAGATCCAACTTTTCTCTTTCAAGAATTAGAAAGACGGACCCAAAAACAGCACGACCCCTGTGTATGGGATGTTTTTGCAGCCATCATTCATGAAGCAAAAACAGGCACCCCTACAAAATGGTGGGAGTGGACAGTGAAGAGAAAAGCCCTCGACTCCCCCTTACACGCTGAGGGGAATAGTGATTGAAAGGGCCATAACCGCTACAAGAGAAAAGATGAACATCCTGCGCGCCCATTTCTGATCACTCCTCGCTTTAAATCCTTTGATTCCCATCCAAAACCAGTAGAGACCAATCAAAGTGGAAACAAAGAGATAAAGTAAAGAGACAAATCCAAAGACGGTAAGTAGCGAAGAGACGCACATAAAAAGGCCGATGTAGAGTAACATCTGCACTTTAGTCGCTCCTATCCCCTTTTTAAGGGGTAAGACCGGAATCGCAGCGGCATCATAATCTTTCAAGCGATAGACAGAGATTGCAAAAAAGTGGGGCATTTGCCACATCATGATCACGCCAAAGATGATAATTGCAGCGAGATCCAAACCACCTGACACCGCCGTATAACCTACAACGGGAGGCACAGCACCTGCAATGCTGCCAATGAGTGTTCCATGAATGGTGCGATACTTGAGAAAGCTATAGAGCCCAACATAGACGACAAAACCAAGAAGAGCAATAAAAAGAGTGAGCAGGTTAGTCAACTTTGCAAGTAAAAAAACACCAGAAAGACCTAAAAGAGTCGCGTAGATAAGAGCTGCTAAATTTGAGACACTTCCAACTGCTAAAGGGCGATTACGGGTACGGCTCATTTTACGATCTGCTTCCCGATCAATATAATTGTTAAAGACACAAGCCGAAGCAACAATCAAAGAAAGCCCTTCAAGCATGGCAAGAAGAAGCCAAAAGTCAAAGTGCCCTTTCGAAGCTAAAGCAAATCCTCCCACCGCAGTGATGGCATTGCCCATGATAATTCCAGGTTTAATCAATATGAGATACGCTTTAAGCGATAACGGAACTCTTTGAGATTGTATTTTTTCCATCTATTACCTTCGTGTCTAGTCTACAAATGAGAATTGTGTTAGAAAAAAAGAAAAGCAATTTACAAAAGGTAGATGCATGAAAAAGCTCTCGATTCTTCTCATTCTCGCCTATTCTTTAGTTTCATTTACTTCCTGCAATAAAAAGGAAGAAATCGCTGAAAATCCTGTGGGCTGTGGTTGCTCCGCGGTGATGGACTGTGAAGCCGGTTGTGCTTGCGGTTGTCAAGATTAACCTCACATTTGCTTCATTTGTTCCATTGATGGCATCGTGTTGTAACCAAGGTGCCACATAATCCAGATCGATCCAATAACGAGAACCAAGATGAAAAATACCATCGATAAAAACATGAACGAGCTCCAACGAGGCTTGGATTCTAATCCTAAATGGAGGAAAAAGATGAGCTGCAAGGCAGCTTGAGCAATTGCAAGAAATGCCACAGCTTCCGTCATCATCATCTTGGAAACATGATGATGAGTCACAATCCGGTAGGCTGCAGCCGTAAGAATTATGGACAAAACAAACCCAATCGTGATGGGCTTAAAGCTAAAATTCCAGCCATGATGTGTATCAATCATTCAGCCACTCCTATGAGATAAACAACAGAAAAGATAAAAATCCAAACAATATTCAAAAATTGCCAAAACATCCGTAGACAGGTCAATCTTCTAACACTCACAATGTCAAGCCCTCTCTTCATAACAGGGAAAATCAACACGATCGTCCATAGAAGACCAAAAATGATATGAACATCAAATGTTCCAATTAATGTATAATAGGAAGACAAAAATCCATTACTTTTCCAAGTGGCTCCTTGCTCAATTAAACGAGCCATATCGCATCCTTGTAGCCATAAAAAGATGACACCTAAAAGAAAAGAAAAGACAAAGTAGGTGATTGCTGCTCTTCTACTATTCCGATGAGCAGAGGCTCCTCCTAGCCCGACAAAAAATGTTGCGACTAGTAAAATCCACGTTTGATTTAAAACCATTGGCAAATCAAATAGCTCTCTAGGTCCAGGTCCTCCAAACGTATTCTTATGCAAGACAGCATAAACAGCAAAAATTGTAGCAAACATCATGAAATCGGTTAAAAGGTAGACCCAAAAACCAAAAACCGTTCTTGAATACTCATCTGAAAAAGGATCAGGTAGTGCTTCGTGTTTTATTGCTTTTGACTGTGTCATGCGTTACGTGTCCTTGTTTCTATTCTCTCAACTTCGTCTGCTTTGACATAGTAATGAGGATGTTTATTTCCTAAGCGAGCTATTAAGGAGATGATAATCCCCAAGACAGAAAGACCTGCTAACCAAAACATATGCCAGACAAATGCAAACCCACCGATACAACTTAAAACACCGATGTAAAACCCGATACCTGAATTCGATGGCATATGAATGTCTTCATATGGCCTATTGTCTAGAGGTTTTCTCTTCGAATATTTCATGTCCCAAAACGCATCACGACCATGAACTTCCGGAGTGAATGCGAAGTTGTAAAAAGGTGGAGGAGATGTGGTCGCCCACTCCAATGTGCGCCCATCCCATGGATCTCCTGTTGTATCCCGATTTTCTTTTCGGTGCTTAATGCTGACCCAAAGCTGAAGCACTTGAAAGAAGACCCCAACTGCAATGATGAGGGAACCGATTGCAGCTGTAACAAAAAGAGGCTGCCACCCCGTTGAGGCTTCATAATGGTTGAGTCGTCTGGTTGCTCCCATAAACCCAAGAAGATAAAGAGGCATGAAAGCAATCAAGAAACCAAAGAACCAACACCAAAACGCCGCCTTTCCATACTTTTCAATCAAGGTGAACCCAAACATTTTAGGGAACCAATAGGTGAATCCACCGAAAAATCCAAATACCACTCCTCCAATAATCACTTGGTGAAAGTGGGCAATCAAAAAGAGGCTATTGTGCACTTGAAAGTCGATCCCAGGAACCGCCATCATGACCCCTGTCATTCCTCCTAAGGCAAAGGTGATCACAAACCCGACAAACCAAAGCATCGGCGATGTGAACTGTACCTTCCCACGATACATTGTAAAGAGCCAGTTGAAAACCTTGACCCCTGTTGGGACAGCGATAATCATCGTCATGATTCCAAAAAAAGCGTTCACACTGGGCCCTGCACCCATCGTAAAAAAGTGGTGTAACCAGACGATAAAGGAGAGGAAGACAATCACAATAATCGCCCAAACCATCGAAGGGTATCCGAACAGTTTTTTGCGTGAAAAAACTGGAACATACTCAGAAAAGACACCAAAGATCGGTAAGATCAAGATGTAAACTTCAGGATGTCCCCAAGCCCAAAGCAAGTTGATGTACATCATCGGATTTCCCCCAAAACCCGCCGTAAAGATTTTCGTATCCAGCAATCGGTCTGTTGAAAGCATTGCGAGGTTCGCCGTCAAGATGGGAAATGATGCAATGATTAGAATCACACAACCAAGTGTTGCCCAAGCAAAAACAGGCATTCTCCAAAGAGTCATTCCAGGGCAACGCATTTTGAGAATGGTGACAAAGAAATTCACTCCTGAAAGCAAACTCCCTATCCCGGATATCTGAATGCTCCATATCCAATAATCAACCCCCACACCCGGGTTGTATTTGAGCCCGGCAAGAGGAGGATATGCCGTCCAACCCGTTCCTGCAAATACTCCAATGACAAGAGAAATCAAAATGTAAAGACCACCTGCAGTAAACAGCCAAAAGCTAATCGAGTTGAGTAAAGGAAAAGCCACATCGCGAGCTCCAAGTTGCAGTGGTAAGATGATGTTGATAAGACCAAAGATCACTCCCATGCCAACAAAAAAGATCATCGTCACACCATGCGCAGTAAAGATTTGCTGATAGTGTTCTGCACCTAAATAGCCCAAGTTATCTCCACATGCAATAGCTTGTTGTGCACGCATCATGAGAGCATCGATGAACCCTTTGACAAGCATCACAAACGAGACAACCAAATACATGATCCCAATTTTTTTATGATCGACAGAGGTGATGTATTCTTCCCAAAGCCACTTCCACTTCTTGTGATAGGTGATCAGGGCTAGGATGAAGATCCCCGCTAGGACCATAGAAACCCCAGCAGCATACTCAATCCAGTCATGCTTCAGGGCTAATGCATTCAGTCTTCCAAACATATTCTTTCCTATCCTTGATTACTTCTGTGGCGGATAATATTTATTCATGATCTGGTCAAACAGATCGGGCTGAGTCAAGATATATGAAACTGCAGGATGATACTCACTTGGCTCTGCAAGCTTATTGTACTCATCCCATCCTAGTGTTTTTGAAGATTGTTTCACGGAGCTAACCCAACGCTCAAACTCTTCATCCGTACTTGACTTCACTGTGAAGTACATTCCGGCAAAACCCTTTCCACTAATATTGGATGAAGCTCCACGGAAACTTCCTACTTCATTAGCAATTAAATTCAACTCTGTTCTCATAGCAGGCATTGCATAAATTTGACTTCCCAAAGCGGGTATCCAAAACGAATTCATCGGTGCATCGGAAGTAATGGCAAATTTAATAGGAGTTTTTTCCGGGATTTGAAAAAAATTAACAGATGCAATTCCATATTCGGGATAAATGAAAAGCCATTTCCAGTCTAAAGCTACAACTTGAATTTCGATGGGATTTTTTTCATGTTCAAGAGGTTTGTAGGGATCCAGTTCAAAGCATGTTCGAAAAGTAATCACAGCCAAAATCGCAACAATGACAACAGGAACCCCCCACCAACAACACTCAGCAATGTTATTGTGTTCCCAATCGGGAGCATGTTTTGCTCTCTCATTCTGTTCACGATATTTCCAAGCAAAAACGATCGTGATAATAATCA
Coding sequences within:
- a CDS encoding cytochrome o ubiquinol oxidase subunit IV, with product MIDTHHGWNFSFKPITIGFVLSIILTAAAYRIVTHHHVSKMMMTEAVAFLAIAQAALQLIFFLHLGLESKPRWSSFMFLSMVFFILVLVIGSIWIMWHLGYNTMPSMEQMKQM
- the cyoE gene encoding heme o synthase, with amino-acid sequence MEKIQSQRVPLSLKAYLILIKPGIIMGNAITAVGGFALASKGHFDFWLLLAMLEGLSLIVASACVFNNYIDREADRKMSRTRNRPLAVGSVSNLAALIYATLLGLSGVFLLAKLTNLLTLFIALLGFVVYVGLYSFLKYRTIHGTLIGSIAGAVPPVVGYTAVSGGLDLAAIIIFGVIMMWQMPHFFAISVYRLKDYDAAAIPVLPLKKGIGATKVQMLLYIGLFMCVSSLLTVFGFVSLLYLFVSTLIGLYWFWMGIKGFKARSDQKWARRMFIFSLVAVMALSITIPLSV
- a CDS encoding proton-conducting transporter transmembrane domain-containing protein, which produces MLNDSYSIIFFLVLISFLILGAISIQIFFRNSLRYGALTSSTVTALGLLGCGFAWLVELPNQSSASFLGYRVTELSRVLATLILFTSMIIHIFSLRYMAGDRRFLTYFSHLGIVTSALLSSVIANHLLLLLFSLGVAYFTLTRLMIHKKGWSAAKEAGRLASITFGLGLALIAVAGAIFTWNTGNFEMTKMIENAQCCSLLQKSLGTLCLILAALTFSGIWPFHRFLISSANSPTPVSALMHAGLINGGGVLLVRFAPIYAESIGMMNLILILGLLTATLGTFWKLIQTDIKRMLACSTMAQMGFMFIQCGLGLFPAAIAHLCWHGVFKSYLFLRSGSIRTVQKKRTPQGLKIMRVLMIIGCGIFAAEGFMYGSFYPLSFFNSSAVLVIIACIGGVQLGNAIMNRTNIWSFFLTGILCMIMGWVYALSVGIIEKALGMEALFVSHPINFVHFVLVLVLITPWALMQFRCFSKFRKSSLWKRVYVAGLNGSQPHPKTITAHWAEYKY
- a CDS encoding LysR substrate-binding domain-containing protein; the encoded protein is MIDYGIHCFIAVAKTKSFTRAADMVKRTQSAVTQQINKLERQLNKQLFHRGKEITLTKDGELFLPYAHKLSQLSKEVTDCFSKPELEGEITIGIPEDFATLFLSDILFDFTSLHPRIRLNVECDLTVRLYNSFRDGLFDIVVVKMSRPEDFHYGVEIWSESLEWVSAPQYLNTIDSINFLPLVLLPEPCVYRAQALAALEKANIPWKIVFNSPSYVGTTAAVKARIGVTALPKTLIPADLVPIEKNVLPELPDIHVSLLKKSSESPSIQTLESFILEKLGRASIHATNSKTTQRPTKRWQSYIKRSRSSRNRYD
- a CDS encoding DUF2309 domain-containing protein; its protein translation is MGLKERIIQLEEGNWQVSNELQRKKTETICEVVERAANIIPNVWPIQNFIATNPLKDLESLRFDHAFTYASTYYDSLRPLDSLTREVNIALIKWCQTYLAQGQATIPMPCADENFYKAWCGIARFDRRLHHNSIQARNWLATLPETADQAIEFVLDKLNISIADQEEYLRQQLVELPGWAGFAKWSESSDQYKISLLDFLAVRLSILWSLKEVDYLNPPKSNQFLKRPRDSMFIQKLKDCEDQYLQALLGKFKNRSLREPLALQTKAQFIFCIDVRSEPIRREIESIGGYETFGAAGFFGLPIAVKPYGSDAFLTACPAIVKPQYKVQEKIIGTNRTKHHLLFQMRRKLKEVYQIMKYSFVSPFTLVETLGLWCGIRMVVNLVTPYLLKKIHRCYQRQFEAVKHPNLDTVDYPIHARTDHAETFLCSIGLSKHFSKHIFVCGHTSQTENNPYAAALKCGACSGNGGGTNAQTIVAILNDKTVREELKSRGINIPQDTRFIACEHNTTTDQFTYFLEQDEKTLELQTIIEHLEQACSENRIKRLKQLGVKTTAKTSMRKASLRGQKWSETRPEWGLAKNGSFIIGPRKLTVGIDLMGRSFLHSYDWDQDPTDKILEAILMGPMVVAEWINMQYFFSTLDPLAFGSGSKVTHNVVGKIGVMQGNGSDLMFGLPLQSVHVNDHTPYHELQRLITIIYSPPSKISRILEKQQVLRKLFLNQWVRLVAIDPETTQSYELNERGGWDKVLLD
- a CDS encoding DEAD/DEAH box helicase produces the protein MTFNNLCLHPKILKAIQLAGYPKPTEIQQKAIPKIVQGFDIRASAQTGTGKTAAFLLPALHRLISPATKSGIGPRVLILAPTRELAQQIESQANKYSKSLQRIKTVCVVGGMPYPAQMRQLSRPHEILIATPGRLIDFMERNKIDFSRLEMLILDEADRMLDMGFSKPVEQIVQATPSTRQTLLFSATLQGEVIKLSEKLLNKPMEIIVHAEQQKEQNIKQTLHFADDLKHKNRLLDHILNQEETGHMIVFTSTKRHADQLARDLRDKQHPVAALHGDMNQNKRSRTLNQLRKGKIRILVATDVAARGIDVQSITHVINYDLPTNVEDYVHRIGRTGRAGATGQALSFVSDRDTLMMKKIQEFTGQKVDVVEFLGLEATVKKRSHLRQHRQKMRPKQKENPFHKAKKDTFRKQKFRKRKSNG
- a CDS encoding cytochrome c oxidase subunit 3, with the translated sequence MTQSKAIKHEALPDPFSDEYSRTVFGFWVYLLTDFMMFATIFAVYAVLHKNTFGGPGPRELFDLPMVLNQTWILLVATFFVGLGGASAHRNSRRAAITYFVFSFLLGVIFLWLQGCDMARLIEQGATWKSNGFLSSYYTLIGTFDVHIIFGLLWTIVLIFPVMKRGLDIVSVRRLTCLRMFWQFLNIVWIFIFSVVYLIGVAE
- the can gene encoding carbonate dehydratase is translated as MRELDELFENNRRWAKNQQIVNPSFFQEMSKCQTPKYLWIGCSDSRIPANEILGLEPGEVFVHRNVANIFPHTDFNCLSVLQYGIEYLNIEHVIVCGHTQCGGVAAAMEQAQLGLVDNWLRNIRDIYSREKETLESIENPKERYNRLVEFNVLYQVMNICHTTIVQNAWGKQKKVSVHGWVYDISTGLLKDLNCCVSSLGQVEDTYRTLKLH
- a CDS encoding helix-hairpin-helix domain-containing protein, with product MQQIAKQLKDLQNVGKATLKDLEVLGIDTIELLAEQDPTFLFQELERRTQKQHDPCVWDVFAAIIHEAKTGTPTKWWEWTVKRKALDSPLHAEGNSD
- the cyoB gene encoding cytochrome o ubiquinol oxidase subunit I; the protein is MFGRLNALALKHDWIEYAAGVSMVLAGIFILALITYHKKWKWLWEEYITSVDHKKIGIMYLVVSFVMLVKGFIDALMMRAQQAIACGDNLGYLGAEHYQQIFTAHGVTMIFFVGMGVIFGLINIILPLQLGARDVAFPLLNSISFWLFTAGGLYILISLVIGVFAGTGWTAYPPLAGLKYNPGVGVDYWIWSIQISGIGSLLSGVNFFVTILKMRCPGMTLWRMPVFAWATLGCVILIIASFPILTANLAMLSTDRLLDTKIFTAGFGGNPMMYINLLWAWGHPEVYILILPIFGVFSEYVPVFSRKKLFGYPSMVWAIIVIVFLSFIVWLHHFFTMGAGPSVNAFFGIMTMIIAVPTGVKVFNWLFTMYRGKVQFTSPMLWFVGFVITFALGGMTGVMMAVPGIDFQVHNSLFLIAHFHQVIIGGVVFGFFGGFTYWFPKMFGFTLIEKYGKAAFWCWFFGFLIAFMPLYLLGFMGATRRLNHYEASTGWQPLFVTAAIGSLIIAVGVFFQVLQLWVSIKHRKENRDTTGDPWDGRTLEWATTSPPPFYNFAFTPEVHGRDAFWDMKYSKRKPLDNRPYEDIHMPSNSGIGFYIGVLSCIGGFAFVWHMFWLAGLSVLGIIISLIARLGNKHPHYYVKADEVERIETRTRNA